One Phormidium ambiguum IAM M-71 genomic window, TAATTTTAGCATCGGGTCTATCTTCAAGCCGATAGGTTAATGAAGCAGATTCTAGGGTTTGGGGACTTAAAAGTTTAAGTAATTGGGAAGAGTGGGTAGTTGCTACCATTTGAATGTTTCCCTCGGCAACTTTACGCTCGATTAGTTGCAGTAGCAAATGCAGTCGAGTGGGATGAATCCCATTTTCTAGTTCTTCAATAAAATAAAATTTGGCTGGTTCAGATCCCAGTATGGCAGCAATAATTGCTAAAAACCGTAGGGTTCCATCGGATGCACTATAAGCAGATATTTTTTGTCCGCTATCTTCAACTAATGTCAATAAAACTTTTCCGGTGAAGTCGGTAGGAAACTCAAAATCTTTAGCATCCATTGGGGTGAGTTCCTGTATCCACTGAAGCAGGGTTGCTTTTTTTTCGGGATTTTGGCAAATATCAAGCAGTACGGATGAGAGATTTTCACCGCGATCGCCTAAAATAGTCTGACCAGGCAAAGAAGGTATTCGTATAACATCAGGATTTAAGTCTAAAAAACGCATTGAACTAAAAGCTTGTAATGTAGCTTTTGCTATTCCTCGAATTGAACTACCTGGAATAAATCCTCTTTTCTCAATAGAGACATCTGTTGCAAGTTCAGCTAGTTGTGAAATAATTGGTCGGTGAGGAGAGAACGAAATAGGGCGATTAATTATTGGATTATTTAATAACTGTACAATTAAAGTTTCTGGTTTTTGTTCATTAATTAATTCCGCTGTAAGTAAATTATAATCTTGTTCAGGAATATTTAATTTCTCATTGATTAAAGTTGGAATTTTATTTCCTGTGCCTGGATTAACTTCGATAGAGTAAATTACTTCTTGTTCGGAGCCTCCAATATTAAGATTGAATGATACTTCTAAAGAAAAAGTGTTTGCATTTAGAAATGTCATTTCTCTCGTACCGCCCCGAATTCCACGCCACTGAAGAACGCCACCTTCAACATATTTTTCTCCCATGATTTCTGCAAGATTATAACCACGAGAAATCCCATGAAGAAAGCGAAATGCGTCACGAATATTGCTTTTACCAGAAGCATTAGTTCCTACTAAAAGAGTTAAAGAACCGAGTGTTAATTCTGCCTCTTTGAAATTTTTAAAGTGTTCTAAACGCAATTTTGTTAGCATAATTATTAATTCTTAATTACCAATTTATGGAGGTATTTTGTAATTTACATAACATCAATTAAATATTTCCATTATTGGTGTTAAAAAAACTTAATTCAACGACATCAGATTCTTTATTGTTACAGATTAACCAGAAGTCTTTTTTCCTTTTATGCTCAACCAATCAGAATTTGGCTTGACTACTGGATCTGCCCTATCTAGATTTTGGCTATTCTTAATAAAATTTGGTGTCGCAAGGCAAAAGCCTTATAAATCACTATTTTCAACGAAGCTGATGAAAAGCTCCTAAGAGCGATTTCATCAACATTCATTTAGTTAGGGACTCTCTTTTTTCTGCTCAACTCGTTCCTTTGCTGCCTTAGCAGCAATGTAGGCTAAGAGATTTGCCAAAGTGCGCTCCTCCTGGGAAGCCCAATCGGAGAGGATTTGGTAGACATCCTCAGATAACGTAACTGTGACTCGCGGTCGCGTTGCCATTAAATCATCAAAGTTCACTTCTGGCATCAATTTTAGCCTCATAAAGACTAGAAACCACATTTACATCATAAGGTGCTAGTCGCATCAAATGATGCTATTATCGTCAACAGGTGTAGACAACCTGAGCTTCCATGCTTATGAAATATGCACGATGCACTAGCAAACATGATTCCTCATACGGTTCAACCACCGTGCAGTCTCTCCATGCTTGGGCGACAGCACCAAAACCAGTACTGCCAGAAAACGCCCCTACAGCAGGCTACCTATGTGGAGGTGGCGGCATCTTCAGTGCAGGCTTCTACACCGCAGGTATTTGTAGCATCTGGAATATAGACCGCGACCCCAATGACCCGAAACTCAGTCATGCCATTGCCCGCATTTACGAGCAAAACTTCGGTCATCGCGTCATTCGCCAAACTTTGCAGAAA contains:
- a CDS encoding AAA family ATPase, with product MLTKLRLEHFKNFKEAELTLGSLTLLVGTNASGKSNIRDAFRFLHGISRGYNLAEIMGEKYVEGGVLQWRGIRGGTREMTFLNANTFSLEVSFNLNIGGSEQEVIYSIEVNPGTGNKIPTLINEKLNIPEQDYNLLTAELINEQKPETLIVQLLNNPIINRPISFSPHRPIISQLAELATDVSIEKRGFIPGSSIRGIAKATLQAFSSMRFLDLNPDVIRIPSLPGQTILGDRGENLSSVLLDICQNPEKKATLLQWIQELTPMDAKDFEFPTDFTGKVLLTLVEDSGQKISAYSASDGTLRFLAIIAAILGSEPAKFYFIEELENGIHPTRLHLLLQLIERKVAEGNIQMVATTHSSQLLKLLSPQTLESASLTYRLEDRPDAKIIRILDIPDADRIIKEQNLGRLHESAWLENVMEFLEDDEEAE
- a CDS encoding ribbon-helix-helix domain-containing protein, with the translated sequence MPEVNFDDLMATRPRVTVTLSEDVYQILSDWASQEERTLANLLAYIAAKAAKERVEQKKESP